GCAACGCGCCGACGATCAGCGTGCGCTTGCGTCCGAAACGGTCGGCGGTGGTGGTGAGCCAGAGCGAAATTCCCGCATCGCCCACGAGTGTGAGTGTGAAGAGAAGACCGATTTTCTGTTCGGAAAGACCGACCTGCGCGAGATAGAGCGCGAGGATGACCGAGAGGAAGCCGTAGCAAAAGAGGCGGATGATACGGGTGGAGAAAAGAGTGATGATGTCACGATTCGTTGAAACCATATTTTCACCCCTCAGCGGTGATCACGAGATCGAAGGGGGACGCTGTAACGCGGACAGTTTTTTATTATTGCAGGAAAGCCACCCGGGGGGGGCGAGGAAGGCCGGATTCCGATTCGATAACTATTGGGACGGTACTCAACGGTTGGATAAAGCCGGGACCCCGAGGAGGTTGGGGATCCCGGCTTCAGGTAGCCGGCGCCCCCGTAGGGGAGGGGCGCCGGCACATCGGACGGGTCGATCGTAAGACCGGTGGTTCCTAGAACTTGTAGACCATGTAGACCTGGCCAGTGTGGGTTTCGTACCGATTGTAGGTGGCATCGGCGAAGACGAACCGCGTGGAGTTCTCGGCCGACTGCCCCGCCATGTACGGATTCAGGTTGTCCCAGGCGAAGTCGTCCAGCTTGTACCATTCGAACAGGTAGCTGACCCCCACCGTCAGGTTGGCGAACCATTTATATGCCAGGTTTCCCTTGATCTCGTGCAGCCGGTTCACCACGGAAGGCCAGGGCTGTGCGACGGCGTTCGCGAGCTTGGCGCCCTGGGCGAAGCCGTTCGCGATCGCCAGGTCCCTGTTGGGGTTGGAGTTGTCGAAGTCCATCTTGCTGTACGACAGGTTGTAATTCGCGTTCAGGGTCAGCTTGCCGGGCACGAGGTGGACAGCGGCTCCGATCCCGACGGTGTCCGTCTTTTCGCTGATTTCGGTATTCCAGTCGTTGGCCGGGTTGAAGTTCCCGAAGAGCAAGGCCTCGTT
This genomic stretch from Deltaproteobacteria bacterium harbors:
- a CDS encoding MFS transporter, translating into MVSTNRDIITLFSTRIIRLFCYGFLSVILALYLAQVGLSEQKIGLLFTLTLVGDAGISLWLTTTADRFGRKRTLIVGAL